The genomic stretch ttaaaataaaatatctTGCGGCTGTGACTACAAGCGAGAAACAGAGTGAGAGAAAGAAGAGAAAAACTCGCACGCTTACaaatgaaaattttcaaaaacgtTCTAACCTCTAACAACCGCGTAACTAACTCGCACGCTTACAAAATTCCTCTAACCGTTTCATTCGCGCGCGTATATATAAATGGTTCTCCCTTTATCTTCTTCTCATTTGATTCATTTTGCGTTCACTTTCACTTTCAGAGACTTGAATCAttgcttcttctttttcttctctAACCACCATGGAAATATCTTCTTCCTTTTCCTCACTGCGATTCTCGCTGATAGTAGCAATCTCCTTTGCTGCTATGCTCTGTGGTCCCAAGGTTAGTGCTACCGAAGGACTCGAAGCTTCATTCACGCCGTCAATGATACCGCCACCACCACCACATGATCTTCAAGAACATTCGTTCTTCTCTCACACTGCATTGCTTCCACCGATCTTGTCTCATCTCGGTTTTCACGAGCTTGCAACGGCGGCTCCGTCCTTGTCTGATGCTTCAACCACTGCTTCATCAACTTGGAACGGTCCTTCCACGATTTTCGCTCCCTCTGATGGCTCGCTCCGGACTTGCTTCTCTTGCTCTGTTCCTAACCTTCTCCGTGAACACATTGTTCCAGGTCTATTCACGATCGAGTATTTGCGGAGACTTGCTTTTGGCACCAAGATCGAGACACTGAGTCCCGGCCGTTGTATAACCGTCACTTCCGATTCTGTTCATGCGAGCAATGGTACCAGTGTCGACGCGAAGGTCTTCATCGGAGGCGTGGAGATCACACAGCCAGATCTCTTCAACAACGGAATGATTGTGGTTCACGGTCTTCAAGGTTTCGTCTCTACGCTATCTCCGTTTTCTTGCGACGTAGAAAGAATGACTTCACTCTCCTTCCCGTTCCATCCGGATCACCGTTCCGGTGCACATGCTCATACTCACACTCACGGAACTACGGTGCTTCCTGCTGTTATGCGCCTCATGCTCAGAGATGCAATGCTCAGACTACGTAATAACGGTTTCAGTATACTCTCCCTTGCTATGAAGGTAAAATACGCAGAGCTCATTACTCTCAACAACATGACTATTTTCGCCGTGGATGATCTTTCCATATTCTCCGGTTCTCAGTCATATATCAGCAATATACGGTTCCATATCGTGCCTAACCATTACTTGTCCATAACGGATCTGGAGAAGCTTCCGGTTGGTACTGCTCTGCCTACACTGGAACGAGGCCAGCCGCTTCTGATCACAACCTCTGGTGGAGGAGTGACACTAGCACCAATGAGAATTAACTATGTGAGAGTTAAGGTGGCTGACGTCATTCGCAATGTGAAGATAGTTGTGCACAGTGTGTATTTGCCATTTCCGCATATCAATCCTGTTGCGGCTGCTTATGACTCTATCTTAGGAGGTGAAGGACAAGGAGCATCGGAAGGAGCGGCTACTGTAACAGATGCTGCAGGTCTGGGGTCGGATGGAACCTGTTCTGCTCTTGATGGACGTGGAGGTTGTGCTTCTGGCTTCAGTACTGCAGGTATGTCTCCCATGCCTCAGGTCAAACCGATGGTGGAGATTGAAGATCACCATGGTTTATGAATGCAATTCTGATGGTGTAGATGGCCGTTTATACTTCTTACTGAAGTGAAACTCTGAGAAATGTGTAATTAGTTCACGCCGTTATATTCATTACTGTTGCTCAGTTTATTTTAGTTTGTTCTTCACTTCTTTCTCTGCTGAAGTGAAACTCTGGAAAATTTGTAGTTAGTTCACTTTGTTATCCATCTACTGTATGTTGATTAGTTCTTTAATAAAACTTTACAGATTTCTTGGGAATATCTTGATTTTTCCTTGACTATGTATATGTCATGTCATGCATGATTTCCTGTATACACCTCTTGATTTACTGTATGTTGATTCGTTCTTTAATAAAAAAGAAAGGGAGCACAAAAGTTTGTTAATGAATCTCAGCCATTTGCTCCTACATCTCTTGGACATAATCCAACTGACAGATCACTATATGAATTGGAGAGCTTACACCTTAATCATCAAGGATGATTCAGCTATGAATCACTAAGAATCCCTCTAAGATATTCTCACGgtttctttttctcttttccaCACTAACTCCTTGCACTCAAATATGAAAAGTTCAGATTAATCGTTTCCCTCCTAAGGCTATACTTATAGCCACTACCCAAGGAGAAAGTTAGTTACAACTAACAGAAAAAAACCAATTCTGAGTTGCTTGAGGTGAATGCAACTCAAGAGACTAGAGAGGCCAAGAGCTGAGTACCAAACTACAACCGATACTTGCATCTTAATAGCTATTAAATATATTGTTATGAGCTCTACTTTTTCTCCGAAGAAAAATAGGATTGCAATGTTAATAGTGGTATAACTCTCCTATTTTACAAATTAATCCAACATTATGCCGGGTGCAAACCATATTTGACAGAGAAAATACAATAAATGACATGTCATGAAAATGACAGAAGATAAGCTTGCGTAGAAGTAGCAACTTGGTCAAAGATATTTGTAAGGGATTGACTTTGTAAAGTTTGTATGACACTCATGTGCAAGTTGGCAGTGAAAGTGAGCAGAGGAAACCAAATAAGTAGTCTACTATCCAACATAAGATAAAATGataatttcaaaaataaattaatttaGATTTTTTTACATAAGTACAGTTACACCTTACAACCTATGCAATGAGGCCGGCACGATTTGTATATTAAGTAACAATTAAAAAATACATATCACGATGATTTTTTGGAAGAACAAATAATCTGTATATAAATTACAAAAAAAATGAAAGTTTTTAGTTTAATTAAGGCCTAAGAAGATTTTTGGTTTTGCCACAACCCATGATGGATGAAGGTAGCTTCCCAACCCTATCAATTCCTTCTTCAAAAACCACTCCCATCCCCATATAGAAATGAGACTCTATGTGACAATGGAAAGCCCATACACCAGGATTATCAGATCGAAACCTCAGAGCTGTCCAACCAAAAGGATGCACTGGCACAGTGTTCTTGCTAATGGGATTCACCAAGTTATAGTTTTTGGGGTCATTGTTTACATCAAACTTACCCTTTCCATATCCAAGTACCCAAAAATCATGCCCATGAAGATGCCAAGGATGTGTCTCACTGTTGTTTTTATTCATAGTGTTAGCATTTTGAAGTATAACATCCACTGTTGTATTGAACTGCAGTCTATAAATTCCATTGCTAGAAGTAGCATTTGTGTTGTTAGCCACACTGAGAATATCATAGTTATTAAAATCATAGCCATCTGGTGGTGGTCTTTGGTTGAATACACCATTTATGTTCTCTTTAAGTGCAACAAGATAAGGAGTGTGAGGTAGGAAAAAGGATACATTGTTAACAGACCAATGGCGAACACCGTCTATCGTGTTTTGTGTGTTGAGCATAACTATGACTCTATCTGAGGTTGTGGGAGGTTTGATTGTGTAATTTGGGTGAGCTTTGATTGTAAGGCTTTGAATTAGTCTTGACTCGACATTGTCCCAAGCTGGTGGAGGAGGCGGAGTTGTTGGTGGGGACCGCATTGGATGGTTTGGGTAGTAGTTGAAAATGGCTAAACCAGGTGGAGTTGTTCTGTTTCTGCTTACAACATTGGAGGTGATCCAGTAGTTTCTTGATGGATCTTGATTGGCTTTCACAAGAACTGAGTATGTTTCACCTGAGTATATGTAGAGATTCTTAACAACAAATGGCTCAACATAGTGTCCATCTGCTTCAACAACAGTCATATTATGACCCTGCAACATTAGAAATATGTTAAAACTGTTGTACATAAGCAATTTAGGGAAAAACAAATCAAGGTTAAATTGCGGTTGTGTTCGCAGTCGTGTCACAACAGTGTCACATATACATCAAAAACCATGAGTTGCAACTTAGACGTCGGCTGCAGATCTTATTTTAAAACCCTAGATGATACTTAGAATGATTGAGTGAATGAATGATTACCTCTATTTGGAAACTAAGAGCTGATAAAGCAGACAAGCTTGCAACTCTAATTCTGTATGTTTTTCCTGTGACGACCGTTTGCACAAAGGGAGAGCATTGAGGGTTTGTTGAGTTACAAACATCAGCAGTTAAGGAGGAGCAGTTGAATCTTCCTTTTCCATGAATCAAGAGTGACTAGTGAAACCAAATATAAAAAGAATTAACAAAAACAACAGTTAGACAGTtggaaaaagaagaaaaaaaaaatatgatTGTAGATTTTGAATTAGTACACATCAATTTATTTACCTGAGGTTCCCCCACCCATTGAAAAGGGATTGAAGACAATCCAGCAGATTGTTCATAAGTACTCTTATGATACCAATCATTCAGAATAATGCTTCTATCGAAGTCATAAGAAAAGGGCTCAGGATCCTTGGATGCGACACGAATCATTCCATATAGCCCTGCCTCTCTTTGCATTCCATAGTGAGCATGATAAAGATATGTACCAGGCTGTTACATTAAACATGCTACCAAATTAGATGTGAACAAATTTTTATGTTAAGATTTGTTAAACTCGTAATGCTTGAAACATGCACAAATTGTCAAGCTCATTCATCTTATGTATTTTACAACAACTTACCCTATCAACAACAAATTGATAAACAAAGGTGTCTCCAGGTAGTATAGGACATTGAGATACCCCTTCTGTTCCATCAAACCAAGGAGTTCCAATCTGTCTGATACCATGCCAATGGATGGCAAGATTTTCTGTGAGCAAGCTGTTGTTAACTTCAACAATAACAGTATCACCTTCTTGTGCTTCAATGGTGGGTCCTGGACTTTTTCCATTAATGGTTATAACTAGTTTCTTGTAACAATCAGGGGACCTAAAATCATACTTCACCTCCCATTTATAATGTCTAACACCAGCCTCAGCTATGTAGAAATTCACCAGAATTAGAAAGAAACATAGAGCCAATAATTTTGGTGCTGAATGAAGTTGAACCATGTCTATATTGTTAAAAATGTTTGTTGATATTGAAAGAGAGCTTAAGGGAAAAAAATAATGTGAATGAATGTTAAGAAATATGTTGAGTTTGGTGGCATTTAAATAGTGATTGGGTTATGTTGAATGTTTATAAGTCTGGTCAAAATAAGCTGGTGATTAAAAAAAAGTAAGAAATTTCGCTTTTTTTTTTCTAAGCGCGTTGTTTTAGTCCTATAGCATCCATTGCCTTGGAGTTTCTTTCTTGCTCATTCAGATTTTCATTTTCAACTACCTCTATGGATTAGAAAATCACCTTAAACTTATATACATAACTGTAATAATCACACTTCAAATTATAATATTTTCGAATTTTAATATTAATGTTTAAATTAATAATTGTTAATTGAGTTAAATTTGTGGAGCTCTAacaaatatttatttaaatttatattGTCTAAAGACATGTGTTAAATATTTTTggaaaataaattttatattaacaaaataaaaaatttaaatttttgaCAAATTgaatgcataattttcaaattaaTATTGTTTATATTCAGTTTTTTGCTCTTGAAACATAACTTGACATTTTTTATATCTAAGTTAATTCAGCCGTCCAAAATACTAGTACACCTTAACTTAACTTATAGTGAACACTTTTTATTGGGTGAGTTGATATAAACTAAGGAATGTCTTAGAACCATACGCTTTATAATATTAAGTTTTTCATACTAAATTTTTGTTAAAGTTTTTGTTTGTTTCTAAAATAAGACACTCTACAATTTTTTGAATACGTTTATTATTTTTTCTAAATATATTTCTTAGAAATTAATATTATATATTCGTGTCAGATAAAAAACTTAAGTATATctataaataaaatatattttgatactatttttgtttataaattaaaatttagttgaataaataacataaatgaaaaaaagTTGGTTGCATTATTGAACTTGTTGACAAATTGTAGAGTTTTATAGTTTTACTTTTTAAAAGCTATAATTAGTTAATGTTTATGCATAAattatttattataaattttgaaaaaaaaaacataattaaaGATAAGTTGAtggaaaaaaaattaaagaattttaaaaaattcaaaatatttataaaattGAACAAAGAAAAAACTAAAAAACTAAAAAACTAAAAAACTAAAAAACTAAAAAactaaaatatatatatatatatatatatatatatatatatatatatatatatatatatatatatatatatatatatatatatataaagagaatatcaaataatttattttttctattttaagTGGGATTTTGATATTTTTTTCCTTATAGAACTGCACATGATGTCTAGCTCAATGGCCTTATTTGACATAATTTACCTAATAATAGAAAAActtagaaaataaataaagtcAAATTTAGACGAAGTTTCGGTGAAATATACTTACACACTACCAACACAAGTTTTGAGTTTagaaaattattttttttaagtAATTATTAAATTAACACATAACTATAAATAAAAGTTACTTCTGAAGATTGAACTCTAAATGAATAATTTATATTAATTAGTAATTTTGTATATGTCTTAATCttataaatattataaaaaaacTATTTATTCTATCTATTTATCTATTTTATTGATACATGCCAATATTTAAGATCAGTTTGATAGGTATGATAGGATACATACAAAAtataataaaaaacaaataaagaTAAAATATGTAGTGTGACAGTAATTTTATTATATTATGTGTTTAACGTTATTAACTTTTTAATTTAATCATAGTTTGATCTCCTATTTTATATAAtttatataattaatttttatattttaaatcTAAATAATTTGATCTCTTTTGTCTTTAGTTTTTACATTTAAAATTAACGTTGTGTCTATTTTTAAATAATATCTCATTTGTGAAACATGAAAAGTTATCACAATCATAATATATATAGATAAAAaaatagatagatagagagaATAATTGAATAAATAAATGGAATATTATGAGTTCAAATTTGTACTCTG from Lathyrus oleraceus cultivar Zhongwan6 chromosome 7, CAAS_Psat_ZW6_1.0, whole genome shotgun sequence encodes the following:
- the LOC127100301 gene encoding uncharacterized protein LOC127100301 — its product is MEISSSFSSLRFSLIVAISFAAMLCGPKVSATEGLEASFTPSMIPPPPPHDLQEHSFFSHTALLPPILSHLGFHELATAAPSLSDASTTASSTWNGPSTIFAPSDGSLRTCFSCSVPNLLREHIVPGLFTIEYLRRLAFGTKIETLSPGRCITVTSDSVHASNGTSVDAKVFIGGVEITQPDLFNNGMIVVHGLQGFVSTLSPFSCDVERMTSLSFPFHPDHRSGAHAHTHTHGTTVLPAVMRLMLRDAMLRLRNNGFSILSLAMKVKYAELITLNNMTIFAVDDLSIFSGSQSYISNIRFHIVPNHYLSITDLEKLPVGTALPTLERGQPLLITTSGGGVTLAPMRINYVRVKVADVIRNVKIVVHSVYLPFPHINPVAAAYDSILGGEGQGASEGAATVTDAAGLGSDGTCSALDGRGGCASGFSTAGMSPMPQVKPMVEIEDHHGL
- the LOC127100300 gene encoding L-ascorbate oxidase, which codes for MVQLHSAPKLLALCFFLILVNFYIAEAGVRHYKWEVKYDFRSPDCYKKLVITINGKSPGPTIEAQEGDTVIVEVNNSLLTENLAIHWHGIRQIGTPWFDGTEGVSQCPILPGDTFVYQFVVDRPGTYLYHAHYGMQREAGLYGMIRVASKDPEPFSYDFDRSIILNDWYHKSTYEQSAGLSSIPFQWVGEPQSLLIHGKGRFNCSSLTADVCNSTNPQCSPFVQTVVTGKTYRIRVASLSALSALSFQIEGHNMTVVEADGHYVEPFVVKNLYIYSGETYSVLVKANQDPSRNYWITSNVVSRNRTTPPGLAIFNYYPNHPMRSPPTTPPPPPAWDNVESRLIQSLTIKAHPNYTIKPPTTSDRVIVMLNTQNTIDGVRHWSVNNVSFFLPHTPYLVALKENINGVFNQRPPPDGYDFNNYDILSVANNTNATSSNGIYRLQFNTTVDVILQNANTMNKNNSETHPWHLHGHDFWVLGYGKGKFDVNNDPKNYNLVNPISKNTVPVHPFGWTALRFRSDNPGVWAFHCHIESHFYMGMGVVFEEGIDRVGKLPSSIMGCGKTKNLLRP